One stretch of Fictibacillus sp. b24 DNA includes these proteins:
- a CDS encoding glycosyltransferase, with the protein MKNILVEPTGKSYSPGIWAMIKYFDQRPELGIKFHDASQFKHYLLNDFDGVWKSMGTHFSKVNGLPLIHEYPSLSTGAFPHSKNWIKKTFNVKPDLRVFLNSQVKEGFGFQDNIKYCYRDMGVDDIFFHRSSGNKEYDFVYIGSITKARKIPTLLRYFKNENKKRSILLIGDVPDEIHQEFSGISNIHFSGRVPYEDVPKYATKASFGINYIPDQYPFNLQTSTKLLEYLAMGLDVITTDYKWVRTFMEKNEIQLITVDERLSNLEQQLTSYQSPVTSSLNMERYLWDGIIKQSGIEEQLIKIL; encoded by the coding sequence ATGAAAAATATTTTAGTCGAACCTACAGGGAAATCCTATTCCCCTGGTATATGGGCAATGATTAAATACTTTGATCAAAGACCAGAGCTTGGCATCAAATTTCACGATGCCTCACAATTTAAACATTATCTACTTAATGATTTTGATGGTGTTTGGAAAAGCATGGGAACCCACTTCAGTAAAGTAAACGGTCTTCCCCTTATCCATGAGTATCCATCTTTATCAACAGGGGCATTTCCCCACAGCAAGAACTGGATAAAAAAGACATTCAATGTAAAACCGGACTTGCGCGTGTTTCTTAACAGCCAAGTTAAAGAAGGATTTGGTTTCCAAGATAACATCAAGTACTGCTACCGGGATATGGGTGTGGACGATATTTTTTTTCACCGTTCCAGTGGAAATAAAGAGTACGATTTTGTTTATATCGGCTCAATCACGAAAGCTCGAAAGATCCCCACTCTTTTAAGGTATTTCAAAAATGAAAATAAGAAACGATCGATTTTGTTAATCGGAGATGTACCTGATGAGATCCACCAAGAATTCTCAGGTATCTCTAATATTCACTTTTCCGGAAGAGTTCCTTATGAAGATGTTCCAAAGTATGCAACCAAAGCCAGTTTCGGGATAAATTATATTCCCGATCAATACCCCTTTAACCTCCAAACATCCACGAAATTGCTTGAGTACCTTGCGATGGGATTGGATGTAATTACAACGGATTATAAGTGGGTACGAACCTTCATGGAGAAAAATGAAATACAATTGATTACCGTTGATGAGAGGTTATCCAATCTTGAACAACAGCTCACATCTTACCAATCCCCAGTCACCTCCTCCTTGAACATGGAGCGATACCTGTGGGATGGAATCATCAAACAGTCTGGGATTGAAGAACAATTAATTAAAATTTTATGA
- a CDS encoding acetyltransferase: MKQRILIFGGGSQAKVIIDMIEQCGHYDIAGVVDERLKVTKRIRGYQILSNKLDRTLLKKIPFGFVAIGDNWIRKQFVERISREVPEFQFPPLIHPSSDISPSTKIGSGTVVMAGTTITNDTIIGNHCIVNTGANVDHDCILEDFVSIGPGCTLGGSVVVSFCSAVALGANVIHERTIGPHSIIGAGATVLKDIPSHCTAYGTPARVVRKRRIGDPYM, encoded by the coding sequence ATGAAACAGCGTATTCTAATTTTTGGAGGAGGATCACAGGCTAAGGTCATCATCGACATGATTGAACAATGCGGTCATTACGATATTGCAGGCGTAGTGGATGAGCGATTAAAGGTCACAAAAAGGATCAGAGGCTATCAGATTTTATCTAATAAATTGGATCGAACATTATTGAAAAAAATCCCATTCGGCTTTGTGGCCATAGGGGACAACTGGATTCGCAAACAATTTGTTGAAAGAATTTCTAGGGAAGTACCCGAGTTCCAATTCCCTCCCCTGATTCACCCTTCTTCTGATATCAGTCCAAGCACAAAGATCGGCAGCGGAACGGTTGTGATGGCCGGAACGACCATCACAAACGATACGATAATCGGTAACCATTGTATTGTTAATACGGGAGCAAACGTAGACCATGACTGTATATTAGAAGACTTTGTGAGCATAGGGCCAGGTTGTACGCTTGGTGGATCAGTAGTGGTGTCCTTTTGCAGTGCAGTCGCCCTAGGTGCAAACGTAATCCATGAACGAACGATCGGCCCCCATTCAATCATTGGTGCAGGTGCAACAGTTTTGAAAGATATTCCGTCCCACTGTACTGCCTATGGTACTCCAGCAAGAGTAGTGAGGAAAAGGAGAATTGGCGACCCTTACATGTAG
- a CDS encoding DegT/DnrJ/EryC1/StrS family aminotransferase, producing the protein MMNHQTKRIYLSPPHIGNLEMKYVREAFQNNWIAPVGPHITLFEQELAAYTGSKGAVAISSGTSGIHLALRAIGVQAGDSVFCSSFTFVASANPILYQGATPVFIDSDPATWNMSPKALERALIEADQEGKLPKAVIVVHLYGQNADMERIGDLCTQYNVPIIEDAAESLGTTYKGHASGTYGHFGIYSFNGNKIITTSNGGMIVSDDLEALEKIRKWSTQAKEKANHYQHTEVGYNYRMSNILAGIGRGQLRVLDQRVKARRKIFETYQKELSHLDAISFMPVATYGEPTHWLSCFTIKPEHTQATPDQFINEFENHNIETRRLWKPMHLQPLYRQYLYYSHTENKSVSDELFKQGICLPSGSNLSAKDQKRIIKMINQFFSIH; encoded by the coding sequence ATGATGAATCATCAGACAAAACGTATTTACTTGTCTCCTCCTCACATCGGAAACTTAGAGATGAAGTATGTACGAGAAGCATTTCAGAATAACTGGATTGCACCTGTGGGGCCTCATATCACTTTATTCGAGCAAGAATTAGCGGCCTATACGGGTTCTAAAGGAGCGGTTGCGATAAGTTCAGGAACATCAGGGATTCATCTGGCTCTCCGAGCAATTGGTGTGCAAGCCGGCGATTCTGTGTTCTGCTCTTCCTTTACATTTGTCGCAAGCGCCAATCCCATTTTGTATCAAGGAGCCACCCCCGTCTTTATCGATTCGGACCCTGCAACGTGGAATATGAGTCCAAAAGCCTTAGAAAGAGCACTGATTGAAGCCGATCAAGAAGGCAAGCTACCTAAAGCTGTCATCGTAGTCCATCTTTACGGTCAAAATGCCGACATGGAAAGAATCGGAGACCTGTGCACTCAATACAATGTGCCAATCATCGAAGATGCTGCGGAATCACTGGGTACAACGTATAAAGGCCACGCTAGCGGAACTTACGGGCATTTTGGTATTTATTCGTTTAATGGAAATAAAATCATCACCACTTCAAATGGGGGAATGATTGTCTCTGATGATCTTGAAGCGTTAGAAAAAATCCGCAAGTGGTCTACCCAGGCGAAAGAAAAAGCAAATCACTATCAACATACCGAAGTCGGCTATAACTACCGGATGAGTAATATCCTTGCCGGCATCGGACGTGGTCAACTAAGAGTCTTAGACCAGCGTGTTAAAGCGAGAAGGAAAATTTTCGAAACTTATCAGAAAGAACTGTCTCATCTTGACGCCATATCATTCATGCCTGTTGCTACATATGGTGAACCGACCCATTGGTTGTCGTGCTTCACCATAAAACCCGAACACACACAAGCCACACCTGATCAATTCATCAACGAATTTGAAAATCATAATATCGAGACGCGTCGGTTATGGAAACCAATGCACCTGCAACCCCTTTATCGACAGTACCTCTATTATTCCCATACAGAAAACAAAAGCGTAAGCGATGAATTATTTAAGCAAGGGATATGTCTGCCCTCCGGATCGAACCTAAGTGCAAAAGATCAGAAAAGAATCATCAAAATGATCAATCAGTTCTTTTCAATACATTGA